TATGACCCGCACTTACTGGGAATTCCTCGTTCATGGGGAATAATTGCAATCCCCGATCCCCATCACGAATGGGGTTCAACGGGTTACCCGCGCCTGCCGGCGTAGGTTAGGCACACGCTGAGCCAGTCAGTGTAGCGCGCGTGCAGCCCCGGACATCTAAGGGCATCACAGACCTGTTATTGCTCAATCTCGGGTGGCCGAACGCCACTTGTCCCTCTAAGAAGTTGGGGGACGCCGACCGCTCGGGGGTCGCGTAACTAGTTAGCATGCCAGAGTCTCGTTCGTTATCGGAATTAACCAGACAAATCGCTCCACCAACTAAGAACGGCCATGCACCACCACCCACGGAATCGAGAAAGAGCTATCAATCGGTCAATCCTGTCCGTGTCCAGGCCGGGTGAGGTTTCCCATGTTGAGTCAAATTAAGCCGCAGGCTCCACTCCTGGTGGTGCCCTTCCGTCAATTCCTTTAAGTTTCAGCTTTGCAACCATACTCCCCCCGGAACCCAAAGACTTTGGTTTCCCGGAAGCTGCCCGGCGGGTCATAGGAATAACGCCGCCGCATCGCCAGTCGGCATCGTTTATGGTCGGAACTACGACGGTATCTGATCGTCTTCGAACCTCCGACTTTCGTTCTTGATTAATGAAAACATTCTTGGCAAATGCTTTCGCTCTGGTCCGTCTTGCGCCGGTCCAAGAATTTCACCTCTAGCGGCGCAATACGAATGCCCCCGGCCGTCCCTCTTAATCATGGCCTCAGTTCCGAAAACCAACAAAATAGAACCGCGGTCCTATTCCATTATTCCTAGCTGCGGTATCCAGGCGGCTCGGGCCTGCTTTGAACACTctaattttttcaaagtaaacGCTTCGGGCCCCGCGGGACACTCAGCTAAGAGCATCGAGGGGGCGCCGACAGGCAAGGGGCGGGGACGGGCGGTGGCTCGCCTTGCGGCGGACCGCCGGCCCGCTCCCAAGATCCAACTACGAGCTTTTTAACTGCAGCAACTTTAATATACGCTATTGGAGCTGGAATTACCGCGGCTGCTGGCACCAGACTTGCCCTCCAATGGATCCTCGTTAAAGGATTTAAAGTGGACTCATTCCAATTACAGGGCCTCGAAAGAGTCCTGTATTGTTATTTATCGTCACTACCTCCCCAGATCGGGAGTGGGTAATTTGCGCGCCTGCTGCCTTCCTTGGATGTGGTAGCCGTTTCTCAGGCTCCCTCTCCGGAATCGAACCCTGATTCCCCGTCACCCGTGGTCACCATGGTAGGCACGGCGACTACCATCGAAAGTTGATAGGGCAGACGTTCGAATGGGTCGTCGCCGCCACGGGGGGGCGTGCGATCGGCCCGAGGTTATCTAGAGTCACCAAAGCCGCCGGCGCCCGCCCCCCCGGCCGGGGCCGGAGGGGAGCTCACCGGGTTGGTTTTGATCTGATAAATGCACGCTTCCCCCCCGCGAAGGGGGTCAGCGCCCTTCGGCATGTATTAGCTCTAGAATTACCACAGTTATCCAAGTAGGAGAGGAGCGAGCGACCAAAGGAACCATAACTGATTTAATGAGCCATTCGCAGTTTCACTGTACCAGCCGTGTGTACTTAGACATGCATGGCTTAATCTTTGAGACAAGCATATGCTACTGGCAGGATCAACCAGGTAGGAGAGCGCGGCGGGGCGAGGAGGGACGCCGCCGCACGGCGAGGCGCCTCCTCGCCCAGCGTGGGGACCGGACGTACCAGGCACGCGACTCGTTGGGCGGGGGAAGAgagggggtggtggggggaggaagcCGTGCGGACACGGagaccaccccccacacacacgcgACCCACCGCGGCGAGGCGGTCGGACCGCCCCGGACCGCCCAGTGGCCGGCCGCAAAAGCCAGGCGCCCCGCGCGCGGCGGACGCCGGAGCGGCGGACGGTGGGGCGACGGCGCCGCCACAACCCCCCCACCGCAGCGCAACGGCGGCGATTCCACGGCGGGCCGGGCGCCCCGGGAAGCGGGGCCAGCGCGAGAGTCCCCACCACGACGGCCGGTCACGCCGCCGCCGCGCCCGCGGCACCCCCCCGGGAACGGAGGCGGGTCGGGCCGGAGCCCGTCCCGGCCCGTCCGGAGGGCGCGGGAGCGTCGGGGGAGCAACCCGGGACAACGCGTCCCCGCCCGGACAAGGCCCCCCCGGGCGGGAAACCGCGCGACCGGAGGGTCGCCCCTGGCGACGGACGGCCGTCGGAGAGACGACACCGCCTGGCCCGCGACCCGGGCGCGCACGGGCACCGAACCGGGTCGGGCCGCCGCAGCGTGGGGGAGGGGGCGCGGACGCCGGCGCGCCCCGGACCGCGCCGACTCGCAACGCCACCGCGGGCGGGCGCGACGGACGCCAGGGAGGGGGCCGCGACGGCCCCGGGAGTGACGCGACCACCGTGAGGGACGCGGAACCCCGGGTCGGAGACCGGGACGGGAGAGGAGGCCGAGAAGGGCCAAGGCCGCGGCGAGGGGAAGGAAGGCGAGAGAAAGGCGACGGTGAAAGGGGCCCGCTGGCCACCACGAGGGGCCAGGGGAAGCCTCGGGGAGGCGAGCCCGCCGGCAACCGAGACACGCGAGGGGTCTCACCAGCCCGCGGCCTCCGAGCCACGATGCGGTCCCGCGGCGCCCAGAGCGACGGGCCGGCCCTCGGCGACCCCCGCGCACCTCACGGGGCTCCGGGTCCCGACCGCCGCGGTCGCACCCGACAGAGAAAAGTCGCCTCACGACCACGCGCTCGCCGGCCGCCCGCGCGTCGTCCGTCCTCCGCGCGTAGGCCCCCCGCCCGACCGTCTCACGGAGACGGAGGCAACACCGCCCGAGGGGACGACGCCGCCAGCGGCCGCGGCGGCGACGACCCCGCGCACGGGGGAGTCGCGGCTCTTTGACACACGCGCGAGGGCGGCCGGCAGCGGCGAGGGTGGTgcggaaagggaagggagagccGCGGAGGCGAGGGCACCGAAGAGCCGCCGCCGAGGAGGGTCGCCGCCGAGGGAGAGACCACGGACGCGATGGGGCCACCAGGAAAACACCACGGGATCCCACCGCCACAATCCCTAGGGCGGTCCCGCAACACGCCCGGGACGCCGGCTGGCCCCCCTATCACCCCCTCCACCAGCGGGGCCTCCGGGCCCCGCCACCGGGGCTTCCCCTCACAGCGACCTCGCGGACAAGCCCGACACCAACAGCACGTAACCGTTTCTCGGCACCTCCGCGTCCTGTTCCGAACGTCCAAGGGAGGACCGCGTCCTCAGGGGAGCGGCTCCCGGGGCCGGCCCCGACCCGTACGCCCGCGCGCCGCCGGGGGTACCGGCCGCGGCACGGCACGGGAGGGGAGCGGTGAGCCGGCTCGCTCACGGGGTTGGGGCGGGCGCGCTCACACCCGCCCTCTCCCCCAGCCCCAATCGCAGCCAGACGCCGGACCGGCCCAGCGTGACCCTCCCCCGACTCAGAGGGGGGAGGCGCAGGCCGCAGCAGGCCGAGAGCAGCGCTCGGCCCCCACCgcgggggagggaaggaagggaaggaaggctcTGCCCACGTCACAACCGGCAGCCGCACCGGCGGGGCGGCTGACGACGCGCGGTGAAGGGAGGAGGCCGCGGACCGGGAGATCGGTTACTCCCCACCGAAGGAAAAGGCACGCCTCCGGGATCGCTAGAGAAGACACTCCACCGAGGGCGTGATCGCCCCTGCTCGCACCCGTCGCGCCCGTCGTGGGGCGGGCACAGGACGCCTGCGGAAGCGTGGGAGGGGGTCTGCGGTACAGGCGAAGAAAGCACCCAAAGGCACCCTTGAGCGTTCGTGGCCAGGAGCCCCCTCCGGTGCAACACAACAGGGGGACCTCCCAGGGGAAGGGCCGTCACATCGTCACCGGGGCCCATCCCCGCCACGCTCGCACCGCAACGCCGTGCTCGTGTGAAACACGCCCACGCCAACCTAACCTCCAAAACGTGGAGGAGAGGAGAAGCCACAGCACGGGGCGGGCGCTCGCCGGTCGGCCCCACGCCACGCCATGAGGAACAGAGCGAGGCGACCATAAAGAGTCCTCTCTCCGGGCTTCCAGCACCGCCTCGACCCCCCCTCACCCCGATGATTCCTCGGGGGCACGCGCACAAGCAAGACTCCGCGAATCACGACCCCAAGGGGGCGCGCGCCGGGAGCAGGGACGACTCCACCGTTCGGCCTCAGACACCTCGGGAAGCAACCCGGTGCGCTCCAGGGGCACCGCAAAGGGCCAGAAGGACCCAAACGCTCGCGCGCCAACGCGGGCACGCGACGGGGTATCGGAGGCGCCGCGGGGCAAGGACGCCCACAACGGGACAACCACCAGCAGCGAGCGAGTAACCCGCCGCGTCAGAGAGGACCGACCCACCCCAGCCCCGCGGGACCGGGGAAGGAGGCCAGGGCCCATGTGCCACATCCCCCCACGCCCCACGCCCGCGGGGAGGAGAGGCGGGGAGGCCGCAGGCAGAACGAGAAGAGCGGGCCCATTCGCTGAGGAATGCCCCGTCCCTCGCCTGGGGCGCGGATTTGGGGGCCCGGGAGACCGTGACGTCACCACATCGATCAAGAAGAAGCCCCGCGGTGAGCCCAGCGAGGACAGCGATCAGAGGAGCCCGCTTCAGCCTCGCCCGACCGACTCGGGGCGTGAGAGGGGCGGCAGACAACCCAGCGGAGAACGCCTGACACGCGAGGGCAAGAGACGGGTTGTCACTACCGGCCCCAGGCGCCCACGGCGCGGAGAGAGAGCGGGACAGAGAAGCGAGCGCACGCCATCGTCGCCGCCTTCCCGTCTTTCCCCGCCGCCGCCGAGCGCCCCTCCCCCCCCAAGGGCCGAAAGCCAGAGGAGACGAGCGGAGCGCGCGGGGGCACCGCAGTCGTTGGAACGCTCCCGACGCACAAGAGCCGGCGCGCGGGCCCGAGGCGGTCGGCTCCAGCGGCAAAGCAGGACCAGGCGTCAGATGGTCGCCGGGAGACCCGCCCGCGTCCGGGGGTTCCAACCTCTCCGGCGACAATCGCCAGAGGACAGCGTGTCAGCACTAATCTGCAGACACAAGACGACAAGCCAAAACGAAAGGAAAGGCCGCACCGGGGGACGCGGGACGGCGCCCCGGACCACGCCCACCACCCGCACAGGCGACACGGCCACAGGTCCCCAAATGTGTCCCCAGAGCGGACAGCCACGGAACACGTAGGGCCACCTGGTCGACCGCGAGAACCCGGTAGCACAAACGGGTGGTCGGGGACCCGCGAGCGCAGGAGCGACCGTGGGACTCCGGGGCCGGCCGCGGACTTGGAAAAATAATCGGGCCGGGCCGGGCGAAGCGACGCTGTCCCGGCAGGGGGCACCCTTCAAGCCCCGGCCACCACCCCGGGCGGGCCGGTCCGCGGATCCCGCCTGGGGacttggggaggaaaaaaaaaaaaaaaaaaaaatcatcatccgAGAAGAGAAGGCGCCCCGGACCACCGGGAAACAGGAGAGACCGCGGGCGGGCCGAGGGCACCCTCACCGGCCACCAGGGTCACCACGGGTCCGGTCCGTGCCTCCAGAGCGGGACTCGAGAAATAACCTGGGACGACCCAGTCTCTCCCAGCCACAGGCCAGTCCCCTTCTCCCGAGCGGGACTTGGAAAAAGTCCGTGGAAAGAAAGTCGGGGCCGAGCACGGGGACACAGCGAGGTACGGCGGACCGGTCGTCGGACACCCTCTGCCTTTCACCCGCGCCGCGTCCGGTCGGTCGGTCGGTCCACGCGGTTCGGCCGGGCCGCCACAGCCGCGGAGCGCTGGTTGACCCGCCCGCACAGCCCTCCGACGCGCCCGGCCGGCCGGATGACACTTAAacatcctcccacatcagccctGCCGGCCCAAGTTCTGACTCACTGGCTGTCGCGGCGCCGCCACGACCACAAAGCAGGTGGCGCCGCACACGGCCGCTCGCCTCCGGGAAGCCGGCCTCGCTCACATCGGTGACTGTCCCTTCCTTTGCCTGTCGCACCGGAGCTTCGGAGGACCAGCGTACTCTAGGAAAGCGGCCACCAGAGGGAGCCCGACCGCAGCCGGTGCCGGCCACCCGAGGTCGCCTCCACGACACCCGGGCCACCCTCCGAATCCCCTCCTTTCAGACAACAGAAGGTCCCTCTGAGGCGTCCCACGAagacacccacccacccccaacaccGTAGCCGTCCGGGAATAAATAAGGGGTCGACCGGACCACACAAATCAAGTGCACCGAACCCGCCTCCGCATAGACCTGTCACATAGTCAAGAGACTGACAGAAAGACAAACGGAGGTGGGGAGCCTTTCCTAAAATAGAATCACACGACCCCAGGAAGGAGCCGCGATGCTCTCTCTTCACATttttatcctattttattttatttctacctatctaatctatctatctatctatctgttttgagacagagactcaagctctcgccctgggtagggtgccgtggcgtcacggctcacagcaacccccaactctcgggcttaaacgattctcttgcctcagcctcccgagtagctgggactacaggcagcccgctacaacgcccgtctatgtgtgtgtgtgtggggtgcgTAGCGGTCATGGTTTGGCAGGCgggccaggctgggctggattccagACTGCAGGGTCCgccgtatgtggctggcaccctgtatttttttaaatgccctggctggcaaaaggaaagaaggaagggaagggaagggaagggaagggaagggaagggaagggaagggaagggaagggaagggaagggaagggaagggaagaagggaagggaagggaagggaagggaagggaagggaagggaagggaagggaagggaagggaagggaagggaagggaagggaagggagaagggagggagggaaggagggttgGACCGAGGGATGGATCCGAGGGTCAGCCTAGGGGgggaaaatatatgtatgtaaaggGTCTACTAGAGTCACCATTTGCCAAACGCGAGCCGTTTGGCTTTCAGTTGGGTGTCATGAGATGAGCGCCATCTGCCTCCTCACCCCCATAAGACAGATACTGCCTGCCACTGACGTGCACTGGGGTGCTGtgtaggataaaagatgaaaagaaaaaatgaagaaatacccTGACACGGAAATGATGAGAGTCACTATCACCCTTAGATTAGTCCAGATCTGGGTGGAGGAAAAGGAGATTAGAACAGATGGgtcgggcggcgcttgtggctaaGTGAATacggcgccgaccccatatgcagagggtggcgggttcaaacccacccccggccaaactaacaaaaaaatagccgggcgttgtggcagacgcctgtagtcccaggtgctccggaagccgaggcaagagaatcgcgaagcccaaaagttagaggttgctgtgagccgtgtgatggcacggcactctacccgagggcggtacagtgagactctgtctctacgaaaaaaaaaaaagaacagatgggTCAAGTGCTGTTATTATGAGCTAAATGCTACTTATCCAGTACTTGCTACATCTGCATTATGTTATATTATTGCTATGTAACTGCCCTCTATGTTACCTATTGTCCAATCCACTAAACTGCCGGTTCGCTTATGTAAAAGTGGGTCATCGTGATCCaatgattgttttgttgttttttcgcaaattttctttttacttctttctttatttttttgtagagatagggtctcagtttatggccctcggtagagtgctgtggcttcacacaactcacagcaacatccaactcctgggattaagcgattcttttgcctcagcctccataactccggctattttttggttgcagtttgtcaggggccgggtttgaacccgccaccctcggtatatgggtctggcgccttaccgactgagccacaggcgccttcct
The Nycticebus coucang isolate mNycCou1 chromosome Y, mNycCou1.pri, whole genome shotgun sequence genome window above contains:
- the LOC128579036 gene encoding collagen alpha-1(I) chain-like codes for the protein MWLSGITIIYGPEFIYMLPRTVRERPLAARSPAMDRKSLKVPTETSGRPADSATESRDGCQHPSRDTPRGPDVVLRPLSHQVPHERALRDGRGGGRLSGRAPFPRTKGAPHRTPVGERGGARRDAAARRGASSPSVGTGRTRHATRWAGEERGWWGEEAVRTRRPPPTHTRPTAARRSDRPGPPSGRPQKPGAPRAADAGAADGGATAPPQPPHRSATAAIPRRAGRPGKRGQRESPHHDGRSRRRRARGTPPGTEAGRAGARPGPSGGRGSVGGATRDNASPPGQGPPGRETARPEGRPWRRTAVGETTPPGPRPGRARAPNRVGPPQRGGGGADAGAPRTAPTRNATAGGRDGRQGGGRDGPGSDATTVRDAEPRVGDRDGRGGREGPRPRRGEGRREKGDGERGPLATTRGQGKPRGGEPAGNRDTRGVSPARGLRATMRSRGAQSDGPALGDPRAPHGAPGPDRRGRTRQRKVASRPRARRPPARRPSSARRPPARPSHGDGGNTARGDDAASGRGGDDPAHGGVAAL